Proteins from one Rosa chinensis cultivar Old Blush chromosome 7, RchiOBHm-V2, whole genome shotgun sequence genomic window:
- the LOC112178357 gene encoding probable pectinesterase/pectinesterase inhibitor 20 yields the protein MASSKLFPLVTFSSILFLTIFSLLISPSLAVDVPLSTPLPSETICNSTPHPSYCKSVLPHKSANVYDLGRFSVQQSLLQSKSLLDLLENDLQGRRSSLTLPAIQALEDCHFLASLNIDFLSHSLGTIGQSSNVLPSSDADDVQTLLSAILTNQQTCADGLNSLTTVHNDLIIPLSNGTNLYSVSLALFTKGWVPKGRRNNVIPNQSNKHLNFRKGRLSLKMSSKARAVYDSVINQRRHLLQAGDNEVVVKDIVVVSQDGSGNFTTINDAITAAPNNSVASDGYFLIYITTGVYQEYVSISSKKKYLLMIGDGINQTIITGNHSVGDGWTTFNSPTFTVAAQGFVAVNITFQNTAGPSKGQAVAVRNDGDLSVFYSCSFDAYQDTLYTHSMRQFYRECDIYGTVDFIFGNAAVVFQNCNIYPRRPLQGQSNTITAQGRTDVNQNTGISIQNCTVTAAADLASSSFSVKNYLGRPWKEYSRTIFMQGFIDSFIEPAGWLAWNGDFALSTLYYAEYNNRGPGSNTSNRVTWPGYHVIGATDAANFTVSNFILGDNWLPQTEVPYTGGLI from the exons ATGGCTTCTTCAAAGCTCTTTCCTCTTGTAACCTTTTCATCAATATTATTTCTCAccatcttctctttgcttatTTCTCCATCTCTAGCAGTAGATGTTCCTCTAAGCACTCCTCTTCCATCAGAAACCATATGCAACTCCACTCCACACCCTTCTTACTGCAAATCTGTCCTCCCTCACAAAAGCGCTAATGTCTATGACTTGGGGCGCTTTTCAGTCCAACAGTCACTCCTTCAATCCAAAAGCCTTTTGGATTTGCTTGAAAATGATCTCCAAGGTCGGCGTTCCAGTCTAACCCTACCCGCAATCCAAGCCCTTGAGGATTGTCACTTCCTTGCTTCGTTAAACATTGATTTTTTGTCGCATTCCCTTGGAACCATTGGCCAAAGTAGTAATGTTCTTCCAAGCTCAGATGCTGATGATGTCCAAACCTTGCTCAGTGCCATTTTAACCAACCAGCAAACTTGTGCTGATGGCCTCAATTCTTTGACCACTGTCCACAACGATCTCATAATCCCACTCTCTAATGGTACAAATTTGTACAGTGTCTCTTTAGCTCTGTTTACAAAGGGTTGGGTGCCAAAGGGTCGCAGAAATAATGTGATACCAAATCAGtccaacaagcatctcaattTCAGAAAGGGACGATTGTCACTGAAAATGTCAAGCAAAGCACGTGCAGTTTACGATTCAGTTATAAATCAAAGAAGACACCTTCTTCAGGCAGGAGATAATGAAGTTGTGGTGAAGGATATTGTGGTTGTGAGCCAGGATGGAAGTGGAAACTTCACAACCATCAACGATGCTATTACTGCTGCTCCAAATAACTCTGTTGCTAGTGATGGGTACTTCTTGATATATATCACTACTGGTGTTTATCAAGAGTACGTTTCGATTTCATCAAAAAAGAAATACTTGCTTATGATTGGAGATGGTATCAACCAGACAATCATCACGGGAAACCACAGCGTTGGAGATGGGTGGACCACTTTCAACTCTCCTACTTTTA CTGTGGCGGCTCAAGGATTTGTAGCGGTAAACATTACTTTTCAAAACACGGCTGGACCAAGCAAGGGGCAAGCAGTGGCAGTTAGAAATGATGGCGATTTGTCGGTTTTCTATAGCTGCAGCTTTGACGCCTACCAAGACACGTTGTACACACATTCTATGAGACAATTCTACAGAGAATGTGATATCTATGGAACTGTTGATTTCATTTTCGGCAATGCTGCTGTTGTGTTCCAAAACTGCAACATATACCCTCGTCGTCCCCTCCAAGGCCAATCAAATACCATCACAGCTCAAGGGCGGACCGATGTGAATCAGAATACCGGGATATCAATCCAGAATTGCACAGTTACAGCCGCAGCCGATCTGGCTTCGAGTAGTTTCAGTGTCAAGAATTATCTGGGGAGGCCATGGAAGGAATACTCGAGGACAATTTTCATGCAGGGTTTCATCGATAGTTTTATAGAACCTGCTGGCTGGCTTGCGTGGAATGGAGATTTTGCATTGAGCACATTGTATTATGCTGAGTACAATAATAGAGGACCTGGATCAAATACTAGCAACAGAGTCACGTGGCCTGGTTACCATGTGATCGGTGCAACAGATGCTGCCAACTTTACAGTCTCCAACTTCATATTGGGGGATAATTGGCTGCCTCAGACAGAAGTGCCTTACACTGGTGGCTTAATTTGA